Proteins from a single region of Nocardioides anomalus:
- a CDS encoding PaaI family thioesterase has protein sequence MTSGYQMDDASLEGLEAERALYGPFTQAVRDLVDTAIRTQAGPEEVRRAQAEVEAITARLREEGLTGPYGVRFRQDGFSRAWGNAVVGLRNAVAPPLVVETGERGVHATFHLGAAYEGPPGSVHGGVSALVLDQMLGQAAGAGGKPGMTATLTVTYKQRTPLGDLSASAWIDRSEGHKTWARGELVGPDGVCVEAEGLFILPRWARERLAQSDEPAPRFFE, from the coding sequence GTGACCTCCGGCTACCAGATGGACGACGCGAGCCTCGAGGGGCTGGAGGCGGAGCGGGCGCTCTACGGGCCGTTCACCCAGGCCGTCCGGGACCTGGTCGACACCGCGATCCGCACCCAGGCCGGTCCGGAGGAGGTGCGCCGGGCGCAGGCGGAGGTCGAGGCGATCACCGCCCGGCTGCGCGAGGAGGGGCTGACTGGCCCGTACGGCGTGCGCTTCCGTCAGGACGGGTTCAGCCGGGCGTGGGGCAACGCGGTGGTGGGCCTGCGCAACGCGGTGGCGCCGCCGCTGGTGGTGGAGACCGGCGAGCGCGGGGTGCACGCGACGTTCCACCTCGGCGCGGCGTACGAGGGGCCGCCGGGCAGCGTCCACGGCGGGGTGTCCGCGCTGGTGCTGGACCAGATGCTGGGGCAGGCGGCCGGCGCGGGCGGGAAGCCGGGCATGACCGCGACCCTGACCGTGACCTACAAGCAGCGCACGCCCCTCGGCGACCTGAGCGCGAGCGCGTGGATCGACCGGAGCGAGGGCCACAAGACGTGGGCCCGCGGTGAGCTGGTCGGCCCGGACGGGGTGTGCGTGGAGGCCGAAGGGCTGTTCATCCTGCCGCGGTGGGCGCGGGAGCGGCTCGCCCAGAGCGACGAGCCGGCCCCGCGGTTCTTCGAGTAG
- a CDS encoding tautomerase family protein, which yields MPYANLKVPAGLVDAQQKERWVHQITEMYVEAFGEQARATTMVLVEEVPDGGWGIGDHVLTLAQLTGDGPG from the coding sequence ATGCCGTACGCCAACCTCAAGGTCCCCGCCGGCCTCGTCGACGCCCAGCAGAAGGAGCGCTGGGTCCACCAGATCACCGAGATGTACGTCGAGGCCTTCGGCGAGCAGGCCCGCGCCACCACGATGGTCCTCGTCGAGGAGGTCCCCGACGGCGGCTGGGGCATCGGCGACCACGTGCTCACCCTCGCTCAGCTCACCGGCGACGGGCCGGGCTAG
- a CDS encoding SDR family oxidoreductase, translated as MDSTRTAIVTGGSRGIGRATALRLGRDGYAVVVGYAGNRALAEEVVAEVEAAGGHALAAGGDLADPAVAQHLFDVAEEAFGGADLLVHAAGQMVLAPVAELDLDDLDRTFQVNVRSTFALAQQGVRRLRSGGSMVLFSTSVVGLAFPTYGAYVASKGAVEALTPILAKELRGRDVTVNTVAPGPTATDLFLDGKTDEQVQQLAQQPPLQRLGQPEDIARVVAFLAGPEGHWVNGQTLRANGGLV; from the coding sequence ATGGACAGCACACGCACCGCCATCGTCACCGGCGGCTCGCGCGGCATCGGCCGCGCGACCGCCCTGCGCCTGGGCCGCGACGGGTACGCCGTCGTGGTCGGGTACGCCGGCAACCGGGCCCTCGCCGAGGAGGTCGTCGCCGAGGTCGAGGCCGCCGGCGGCCACGCCCTCGCCGCCGGCGGCGACCTGGCCGACCCCGCCGTCGCGCAGCACCTGTTCGACGTCGCCGAGGAGGCCTTCGGCGGCGCGGACCTCCTCGTCCACGCGGCCGGCCAGATGGTCCTCGCGCCCGTCGCCGAGCTCGACCTCGACGACCTGGACCGCACCTTCCAGGTCAACGTCCGCTCGACGTTCGCCCTCGCCCAGCAGGGCGTGCGCCGCCTGCGCTCCGGCGGCTCGATGGTGCTGTTCTCGACCTCGGTCGTCGGCCTGGCCTTCCCGACGTACGGCGCCTACGTGGCCAGCAAGGGCGCCGTCGAGGCCCTCACCCCGATCCTGGCCAAGGAGCTGCGCGGTCGCGACGTCACCGTCAACACCGTCGCCCCCGGCCCCACCGCCACCGACCTGTTCCTCGACGGCAAGACCGACGAGCAGGTCCAGCAGCTGGCCCAGCAGCCGCCGCTGCAGCGCCTCGGCCAGCCCGAGGACATCGCCCGCGTCGTCGCCTTCCTCGCCGGCCCCGAGGGCCACTGGGTCAACGGCCAGACCCTGCGGGCCAACGGCGGCCTCGTCTAG
- a CDS encoding fluoride efflux transporter FluC, translating into MRFLGVAVGGALGAVLRWWLGDLLPTTAGFPWVTFAINVSGSAALAALPLLSAVRRSPALTATLGSGLLGGYTTLSAYSEQARALLDAGRTLTALAYLIGTLAACLVVVALISRAGPERPK; encoded by the coding sequence GTGAGGTTCCTCGGGGTCGCGGTCGGCGGCGCCCTCGGCGCCGTCCTGCGCTGGTGGCTCGGCGACCTCCTGCCCACCACCGCCGGCTTCCCCTGGGTCACCTTTGCCATCAACGTCAGCGGCTCGGCCGCGCTCGCCGCGCTCCCCCTGCTCTCGGCCGTACGCCGCTCGCCCGCGCTCACCGCCACGCTGGGGTCGGGGCTGCTCGGCGGCTACACCACGCTCTCGGCGTACTCCGAGCAGGCGCGGGCCCTCCTCGACGCCGGCCGCACCCTCACCGCGCTGGCCTACCTCATCGGCACCCTGGCCGCCTGCCTGGTCGTCGTGGCGCTGATCAGCCGCGCGGGCCCGGAGCGCCCCAAGTGA
- a CDS encoding metallopeptidase family protein: MPIDMEPERFDELVDQALDGVPDELAQHVRNVVVLVEDEPPEGEPDDLLGLYDGVALTERDSTLTMTLPDRIFIFRGPLLDFCDTEAQLVEEVRITVVHEIAHHFGIDDARLHELGYA, translated from the coding sequence GTGCCGATCGACATGGAGCCCGAGCGGTTCGACGAGCTGGTCGACCAGGCCCTCGACGGGGTCCCCGACGAGCTGGCCCAGCACGTGCGCAACGTCGTGGTGCTGGTCGAGGACGAGCCGCCGGAGGGCGAGCCGGACGACCTGCTGGGGCTGTACGACGGCGTGGCGCTGACCGAGCGCGACAGCACGCTCACCATGACGCTGCCGGACCGGATCTTCATCTTCCGCGGTCCGCTGCTCGACTTCTGCGACACCGAGGCGCAGCTGGTCGAGGAGGTCCGGATCACGGTGGTCCACGAGATCGCGCACCACTTCGGCATCGACGACGCCCGGCTGCACGAGCTCGGCTACGCCTGA
- a CDS encoding vWA domain-containing protein translates to MRSRVTRRLEADVHARLRATGCAVALAGLGAALLVPFAGGGAEAATAAAVSINPPGNPVAGQVTLSGTAGAEGGQTTSVLYAFDATNSTATPDRSDCSGDGAVDAADDLNGDGAVGDVLDCEIAGVVSLNRSLVGGSSVQAGVVGFANQAAAADLDPGADAPAFTPVGFTGGDARPRVESVARSVVRGAITQYTPKDLGGSGSGTAFDSALQTSLATLASAPAGPKYVMLLSDGQSPVDDALLQQLTTSGVKVRTFAVGADASCVHYGSLAKIASATGESCTSVGSPADLTAQLSASQPDAVSGVSVSIGKVAVAAQVNAVGGWRADFVLGEGTYTAIARATLTSGATATTRSTFSVAPTAAGPAPGTVGAGAGALRATGIVVARPGATKAPSAAHVTGRVGVVRGTRVKSAAELAGTRVLLQVRRATSDAWTTVDRDRIDQKGLFALRWRPKAQTPLLRVALEQRGRFASSAVAVPEPPVSACSFSSKHGTHSVTCRTTARNGAQVRLLDDGTVVDRSRVREHTFRVTTRGSLNRTVVVVGSGSGRATLVL, encoded by the coding sequence GTGCGGAGCCGCGTGACGCGAAGACTGGAGGCGGATGTGCACGCACGACTGCGAGCGACGGGGTGCGCTGTCGCACTGGCTGGACTGGGGGCGGCGCTGCTCGTCCCCTTCGCCGGAGGAGGGGCCGAGGCAGCGACGGCCGCTGCGGTCTCCATCAACCCGCCGGGCAACCCCGTGGCCGGCCAGGTCACGCTGAGCGGCACCGCGGGGGCCGAGGGCGGCCAGACGACCTCGGTGCTGTACGCGTTCGACGCCACCAACTCCACGGCGACCCCTGACCGATCGGACTGCTCGGGCGACGGTGCGGTCGACGCTGCGGACGACCTGAACGGTGACGGTGCCGTGGGCGACGTCCTGGACTGCGAGATCGCGGGCGTCGTGTCGCTCAACCGGAGCCTGGTCGGAGGTTCTTCCGTCCAGGCGGGCGTGGTGGGCTTCGCCAACCAGGCCGCGGCAGCTGACCTGGACCCCGGCGCCGACGCCCCGGCGTTCACGCCCGTGGGCTTCACGGGCGGCGACGCCCGACCGCGGGTGGAGTCGGTGGCGCGCAGCGTGGTGCGCGGTGCGATCACGCAGTACACGCCCAAGGACCTCGGTGGCAGCGGTTCGGGCACCGCGTTCGACAGCGCCCTGCAGACGTCCCTGGCGACCCTCGCCTCGGCGCCGGCCGGTCCGAAGTACGTCATGTTGCTCTCCGACGGCCAGTCGCCCGTCGACGACGCGCTGCTCCAGCAGCTGACGACTTCGGGAGTGAAGGTGCGGACCTTCGCCGTCGGGGCGGACGCGAGCTGCGTCCACTACGGCAGCCTGGCCAAGATCGCCTCCGCCACCGGCGAGTCGTGCACGAGCGTGGGGTCCCCGGCCGATCTGACGGCCCAGCTGAGCGCCTCGCAGCCCGACGCCGTCAGCGGCGTCTCCGTCTCCATCGGCAAGGTCGCGGTGGCTGCTCAGGTCAACGCGGTCGGCGGGTGGCGGGCGGACTTCGTTCTCGGCGAGGGCACGTACACCGCGATCGCCAGGGCGACGCTCACCTCCGGCGCGACGGCGACGACGCGCAGCACGTTCAGCGTGGCGCCGACGGCCGCCGGCCCCGCCCCGGGGACCGTGGGTGCCGGTGCCGGTGCGCTGCGCGCCACCGGGATCGTCGTGGCGCGGCCGGGGGCGACCAAGGCGCCGTCCGCAGCTCACGTCACAGGTCGCGTGGGGGTGGTCCGGGGCACGCGCGTGAAGTCCGCGGCTGAGCTCGCCGGGACCCGCGTCCTCCTGCAGGTCCGACGCGCCACCAGCGACGCGTGGACGACGGTCGACCGCGACCGCATCGACCAGAAGGGTCTCTTCGCGCTGCGCTGGCGGCCGAAGGCCCAGACGCCGCTGCTCCGCGTCGCCCTCGAGCAGCGAGGCAGGTTCGCGAGCAGCGCGGTGGCCGTGCCGGAGCCGCCCGTGTCGGCGTGCTCGTTCTCGTCGAAGCACGGCACGCACTCGGTGACCTGCCGCACGACGGCGCGGAACGGGGCCCAGGTGCGTCTGCTGGACGACGGCACGGTCGTGGACCGGTCCCGCGTCCGTGAGCACACGTTCCGGGTCACCACCCGGGGGAGCCTGAACCGGACCGTCGTCGTCGTCGGCTCCGGCAGCGGGCGAGCGACGCTCGTCCTCTAG
- a CDS encoding nuclear transport factor 2 family protein, producing the protein MTEQLPAPIRAVVDATNAGDTEAFVAAFTDDATINDWGREFTGHDGARSWDRTDNIGVHAHFEVEDVVAGPGPDEYTVTLTVTSQRFNGTGPVRFTVRDGLVSALRIDPS; encoded by the coding sequence ATGACTGAGCAGCTCCCCGCCCCGATCCGGGCGGTCGTGGACGCGACCAACGCCGGGGACACGGAGGCCTTCGTGGCGGCGTTCACCGACGACGCGACCATCAACGACTGGGGACGCGAGTTCACTGGCCACGACGGCGCCCGGTCCTGGGACCGCACCGACAACATCGGGGTGCACGCCCACTTCGAGGTCGAGGACGTGGTCGCCGGACCGGGCCCGGACGAGTACACCGTCACGCTCACCGTCACCTCCCAGCGGTTCAACGGCACCGGCCCGGTCCGCTTCACCGTCCGCGACGGCCTGGTCTCCGCACTGCGCATCGACCCGTCCTGA
- a CDS encoding fluoride efflux transporter FluC, whose protein sequence is MTPLLVALGAAVGAPLRYLLASTLDQERFPRGTLLVNVLGSFALGLLSGAAVSESAAALLGTGFCGGFTTYSAFAVQTHRLGWTRGSAYAAATVGLGLAACALGFVVAQA, encoded by the coding sequence GTGACCCCGCTGTTGGTGGCCCTGGGCGCGGCGGTCGGGGCGCCGCTGCGCTACCTGCTCGCCTCGACGCTCGACCAGGAGCGCTTCCCGCGCGGGACCCTGCTGGTGAACGTGCTCGGCTCCTTCGCGCTCGGCCTGCTGTCCGGCGCGGCGGTCTCCGAGTCGGCCGCGGCGCTGCTCGGCACCGGCTTCTGCGGCGGCTTCACGACGTACTCCGCCTTCGCCGTGCAGACCCACCGACTCGGCTGGACCCGCGGCTCGGCGTACGCCGCGGCGACGGTCGGGCTCGGGCTCGCGGCCTGCGCGCTGGGCTTCGTGGTGGCTCAGGCGTAG
- a CDS encoding ABC transporter ATP-binding protein yields MHLDGRDATGDTPAARDLAMVFQSYALYPRRTAYENIASPLRARRASSSDIAAAVNEVAGLLHIERLLRRRPAQMSGGEMQRVALARALVRRPRAFLMDEPLTNLDLKLRVEMRTELTRIHRSLGGTFVYVTNDQVEALSMADQIAVLREGQVQQVGTPDDVYERPANRWVAGFVGSPQISLLACRVEGEQLVGDQGWTLPRPRWATAREGQPLLLGLRAEDLSVEQRGEAALPGELYGLEPLGDRTLVDVKVGTEMLRVKARPTVSGARGERLSVAVDLDRAHLFDADSGLATR; encoded by the coding sequence GTGCACCTCGACGGCCGGGACGCCACGGGCGACACCCCGGCCGCCCGCGACCTGGCCATGGTGTTCCAGAGCTACGCGCTCTACCCGCGCCGCACGGCGTACGAGAACATCGCCTCGCCGCTGCGGGCCCGCCGCGCCTCGTCCAGCGACATCGCCGCGGCCGTCAACGAGGTGGCGGGGCTGCTGCACATCGAGCGGCTCCTCCGGCGCCGACCCGCGCAGATGTCGGGCGGCGAGATGCAGCGCGTCGCCCTGGCGCGCGCCCTGGTCCGCCGCCCGCGCGCGTTCCTCATGGACGAGCCGCTCACCAACCTCGACCTCAAGCTGCGCGTGGAGATGCGGACCGAGCTGACCCGCATCCACCGCAGCCTGGGCGGCACGTTCGTCTACGTGACCAACGACCAGGTCGAGGCGCTCTCCATGGCCGACCAGATCGCGGTGCTGAGGGAGGGTCAGGTCCAGCAGGTCGGGACGCCGGACGACGTGTACGAGCGGCCGGCCAACCGGTGGGTCGCGGGCTTCGTCGGCAGCCCGCAGATCAGCCTGCTCGCCTGCCGGGTGGAGGGCGAGCAGCTGGTGGGGGACCAGGGCTGGACCCTGCCCCGGCCCCGCTGGGCGACGGCCCGGGAGGGCCAGCCGCTCCTGCTCGGCCTGCGCGCCGAGGACCTCTCGGTCGAGCAGCGGGGCGAGGCCGCGCTGCCGGGCGAGCTGTACGGCCTGGAGCCGCTCGGCGACCGCACGCTGGTCGACGTCAAGGTCGGCACCGAGATGCTCAGGGTCAAGGCGCGTCCGACGGTCAGTGGCGCCCGCGGGGAGCGGCTGTCCGTCGCCGTCGACCTCGACCGGGCCCACCTCTTCGACGCCGACAGCGGGCTGGCCACCCGCTGA
- a CDS encoding ABC transporter ATP-binding protein, translating into MAGIEVTSLHKRYPDGTVAVEHVDLSIADGELFVMLGPSGCGKTTTLRAMAGLERQTSGDIRIGPTLVNDLPPAERDIAMVFQFYALYPHLKTRDNLAFPLRAEGLPEREVQQRVDEAARMMQLGPLMDRKPQRLSGGEQQRVALARALVRRPHAFLMDEPLTNLDAEVRSETRTEIKHLQAELGTTMVYVTHDQVEAMSLGHRIAILNKGRVEQVGTPLEVYDRPASLFCAAFIGSPPMNLIEVEVVDGSLRGPGGLVLTPPAGLSRQRDLVAGVRPEALEVTAPGAESSVPARVVSAEGLGDEIIYVVDHGGERDLRVRMPPTVRFAPDALVGLRHSGATPPVYDLTTEELVA; encoded by the coding sequence ATGGCCGGCATCGAGGTGACCTCCTTGCACAAGCGCTACCCCGACGGGACCGTCGCGGTGGAGCACGTCGACCTGTCCATCGCCGACGGCGAGCTGTTCGTCATGCTGGGCCCCTCCGGCTGCGGCAAGACCACCACCCTGCGCGCCATGGCCGGCCTGGAGCGGCAGACCTCCGGCGACATCCGCATCGGCCCCACGCTGGTCAACGACCTGCCGCCGGCCGAGCGGGACATCGCGATGGTCTTCCAGTTCTACGCGCTCTACCCGCACCTGAAGACCCGCGACAACCTGGCCTTCCCGCTGCGCGCCGAGGGGCTGCCGGAGCGGGAGGTCCAGCAGCGGGTCGACGAGGCCGCGCGGATGATGCAGCTCGGTCCGCTCATGGACCGCAAGCCGCAGCGGCTGTCCGGCGGCGAGCAGCAGCGGGTCGCGCTGGCCCGGGCGCTCGTACGCCGTCCGCACGCGTTCTTGATGGACGAGCCGCTCACCAACCTCGACGCCGAGGTGCGGTCCGAGACCCGCACCGAGATCAAGCACCTGCAGGCCGAGCTGGGGACCACGATGGTCTACGTCACCCACGACCAGGTCGAGGCGATGTCGCTCGGCCACCGGATCGCGATCCTCAACAAGGGCCGGGTCGAGCAGGTCGGCACCCCGCTGGAGGTCTACGACCGGCCGGCGAGCCTGTTCTGTGCCGCCTTCATCGGCTCGCCGCCGATGAACCTCATCGAGGTCGAGGTCGTCGACGGGTCGCTGCGCGGGCCGGGTGGGCTGGTGCTCACCCCACCCGCGGGCCTCTCGCGCCAGCGTGACCTCGTGGCCGGCGTCCGGCCGGAGGCGCTCGAGGTCACGGCACCGGGCGCCGAGAGCTCGGTCCCGGCCCGGGTGGTCTCGGCCGAGGGCCTGGGGGACGAGATCATCTACGTCGTCGACCACGGCGGCGAGCGCGACCTGCGGGTCCGGATGCCCCCGACCGTCCGCTTCGCTCCGGACGCCCTGGTGGGGCTGCGCCACTCCGGGGCGACCCCACCCGTCTACGACCTCACGACCGAGGAGCTGGTGGCCTGA
- a CDS encoding helix-turn-helix transcriptional regulator yields MDLVDLGAFLKSRRDRIRPQDVGLPAGPRRRVPGLRRDEVAVLAGASVDYYVELEQGRGAQPSEQMVAALARALRLNSDERDHLHHLAGRPLPPRSGATAHVHPGMLDLLDRLPDTPARVITDLHITLVQNRMARALLGEPSPRRWVEASFVHEWFTDPSVRERYRPDQRERQAHALVSDVRSVVGRRGHDADVRELVDRLTTRSAEFAALWERQDVAVRRHDQKVLLHPTLGELEVNCLNLESEDSTQRLLWFTPVAGTETVEKFELLSVVGAQDLEPVSGSAHD; encoded by the coding sequence ATGGACCTCGTCGACCTCGGCGCCTTCCTCAAGTCGCGGCGCGACCGGATCCGCCCGCAGGACGTCGGCCTGCCCGCGGGTCCGCGGCGTCGGGTGCCCGGGCTGCGCCGCGACGAGGTCGCGGTGCTGGCGGGTGCTTCGGTGGACTACTACGTCGAGCTCGAGCAGGGCCGCGGCGCTCAGCCGAGCGAGCAGATGGTCGCCGCGCTCGCCCGCGCCCTGCGCCTCAACAGCGACGAGCGCGACCACCTCCACCACCTGGCCGGACGACCGCTGCCGCCCCGCAGCGGGGCCACCGCACACGTCCACCCCGGCATGCTCGACCTCCTCGACCGGCTGCCGGACACACCGGCCCGGGTCATCACGGACCTGCACATCACCCTCGTCCAGAACCGGATGGCCCGGGCGCTGCTCGGCGAGCCGTCGCCGCGGCGCTGGGTCGAGGCGAGCTTCGTGCACGAGTGGTTCACCGACCCGAGCGTGCGCGAGCGCTACCGGCCCGACCAGCGTGAGCGCCAGGCCCACGCGCTGGTGTCCGACGTGCGCTCCGTGGTCGGCCGGCGCGGCCACGACGCCGACGTGCGGGAGCTGGTCGACCGCCTCACCACGCGGAGCGCGGAGTTCGCCGCACTGTGGGAGCGCCAGGACGTCGCCGTACGCCGGCACGACCAGAAGGTCCTGCTCCACCCGACCCTCGGCGAGCTCGAGGTCAACTGCCTCAACCTCGAGAGCGAGGACTCCACCCAGCGGCTCCTGTGGTTCACCCCGGTGGCGGGCACCGAGACCGTGGAGAAGTTCGAGCTCCTCTCGGTCGTCGGAGCCCAGGACCTCGAGCCCGTGTCAGGCTCCGCTCATGACTGA
- a CDS encoding ATP-binding protein, which produces MQDARRWVADLCEEIGRPELAECAQLGVSELVTNALLHGEPPITVRMRGTTEHPRVEVRDSSVEPPILPDQPLDKPEVDDLLLTFGRGLSIVARCCDAWGAEIEEDGKIVWFAPAEDFADGDGVPGTITGVDHSRLHSTPTRDRVRVRILDVPLGLFVGFQHHFRELRREVRLLALAHESDYPLAKSLSDLFGSLDRQLRDGIGVEQIDAALAEGLESTDLVVHMPRATAATLVRFVELLDLADEFCREERLLSLARSAEQRQFQVWFLTEFVRQANGEQPVPWREARSPGRADVVS; this is translated from the coding sequence GTGCAGGACGCGCGCCGATGGGTCGCCGACCTCTGCGAGGAGATCGGCCGCCCGGAGCTGGCCGAGTGCGCACAGCTGGGGGTCTCGGAGCTGGTCACCAACGCGCTCCTGCACGGCGAGCCGCCGATCACCGTCCGGATGCGCGGCACCACCGAGCACCCGCGGGTCGAGGTCCGCGACTCCTCCGTCGAGCCGCCCATCCTCCCCGACCAGCCGCTCGACAAGCCCGAGGTCGACGACCTGCTGCTGACCTTCGGTCGCGGCCTGTCGATCGTGGCCCGGTGCTGCGACGCCTGGGGCGCGGAGATCGAGGAGGACGGCAAGATCGTCTGGTTCGCACCGGCCGAGGACTTCGCCGACGGCGACGGCGTCCCCGGGACCATCACCGGCGTCGACCACTCGCGACTCCACTCGACCCCGACCCGCGACCGGGTGCGGGTCCGCATCCTCGACGTCCCGCTCGGCCTGTTCGTCGGCTTCCAGCACCACTTCCGCGAGCTGCGCCGTGAGGTCCGGCTGCTGGCCCTGGCCCACGAGTCGGACTACCCGCTGGCCAAGAGCCTCTCCGACCTGTTCGGCTCCCTCGACCGCCAGCTGCGCGACGGCATCGGCGTGGAGCAGATCGACGCCGCGCTGGCCGAGGGGCTGGAGTCCACCGACCTGGTCGTGCACATGCCCCGTGCCACCGCGGCCACGCTGGTCCGGTTCGTGGAGCTGCTCGACCTGGCCGACGAGTTCTGCCGCGAGGAGCGGCTGCTCTCGCTGGCCCGCAGTGCCGAACAGCGGCAGTTCCAGGTCTGGTTCCTCACCGAGTTCGTCCGGCAGGCCAACGGCGAGCAGCCGGTCCCCTGGCGCGAGGCCCGGTCGCCCGGCCGCGCCGACGTGGTCTCCTAG
- a CDS encoding NAD(P)/FAD-dependent oxidoreductase, whose protein sequence is MTDTSTGTSSGTSSGTTTATAAVAGHPEAPRRHQVVVIGSGFGGLFGTKALKGSDVDVTMIARTTHHLFQPLLYQVATGILSEGEIAPPTREVLARQKNASVLLGEVTAIDMDAQTVTSQVLGRENVTPYDSLIVAAGSSQSYFGNDHFAEFAPGMKSIDDALELRGRIFGAFELAELAALQGRSTDHLLTFVVVGAGPTGVEMAGQIAELSRRTLKRDFRAISSRDARVVLIDAAGQVLPPFGAKLGQKTKRELEKLGVEVILGAMVTDVDERGITLKYKDDRTERIESVTKMWAAGVQANALTKTLAEQTGAPLDRAGRIAVNPDLTLPGHPEVFVVGDMINLDHLPGVAQVAIQGAKYAADAIDRRLEGKPPQKPFKYFDKGSMATISRFRAVALIGRFRLTGFIAWLMWLVVHLFYVTGFKNRVTAVLHWAVSFVGRGRSERTATEQQIFGRLAMGRLDRGAQELISPPEVEDLLETTRAFEARRQELEAIAREEARLTDSGERGVRHEAEV, encoded by the coding sequence ATGACGGACACCAGCACGGGCACCAGTTCAGGCACCAGTTCAGGGACGACGACCGCGACCGCGGCGGTGGCGGGCCACCCGGAGGCCCCGCGCCGGCACCAGGTCGTGGTGATCGGCTCCGGCTTCGGCGGCCTCTTCGGGACCAAGGCCCTCAAGGGCTCGGACGTCGACGTGACGATGATCGCGCGCACGACGCACCACCTGTTCCAGCCGCTGCTCTACCAGGTCGCGACCGGCATCCTGTCCGAGGGCGAGATCGCCCCGCCGACGCGCGAGGTCCTGGCCCGGCAGAAGAACGCCAGCGTCCTGCTCGGCGAGGTCACCGCCATCGACATGGACGCCCAGACCGTCACCTCGCAGGTGCTCGGCCGGGAGAACGTGACGCCGTACGACTCGCTCATCGTGGCGGCGGGCTCCAGCCAGTCCTACTTCGGCAACGACCACTTCGCCGAGTTCGCCCCGGGCATGAAGAGCATCGACGACGCCCTCGAGCTGCGCGGCCGGATCTTCGGCGCGTTCGAGCTGGCCGAGCTGGCCGCGCTGCAGGGCCGCTCGACCGACCACCTGCTGACCTTCGTGGTCGTCGGCGCCGGCCCCACCGGCGTGGAGATGGCCGGCCAGATCGCCGAGCTCTCCCGCCGTACGCTCAAGCGCGACTTCCGCGCGATCAGCTCCCGCGACGCCCGCGTCGTCCTCATCGACGCCGCCGGCCAGGTCCTGCCCCCGTTCGGCGCCAAGCTGGGCCAGAAGACCAAGCGCGAGCTGGAGAAGCTGGGCGTCGAGGTCATCCTCGGGGCGATGGTCACCGACGTCGACGAGCGCGGGATCACGCTGAAGTACAAGGACGACCGCACCGAGCGGATCGAGTCGGTCACCAAGATGTGGGCCGCCGGCGTGCAGGCCAACGCGCTGACCAAGACCCTCGCGGAGCAGACCGGTGCCCCGCTCGACCGCGCCGGCCGGATCGCGGTGAACCCCGACCTCACCCTGCCCGGGCACCCGGAGGTGTTCGTGGTCGGCGACATGATCAACCTCGACCACCTGCCCGGCGTCGCGCAGGTCGCGATCCAGGGCGCCAAGTACGCCGCCGACGCGATCGACCGGCGGCTGGAGGGCAAGCCGCCGCAGAAGCCGTTCAAGTACTTCGACAAGGGCTCGATGGCCACCATCAGCCGCTTCCGGGCGGTGGCCCTGATCGGGCGGTTCCGGCTGACCGGGTTCATCGCCTGGCTGATGTGGCTGGTCGTGCACCTGTTCTACGTGACCGGCTTCAAGAACCGCGTGACCGCGGTCCTGCACTGGGCCGTCTCGTTCGTGGGCCGCGGCCGCTCGGAGCGGACGGCGACCGAGCAGCAGATCTTCGGTCGGCTGGCCATGGGCCGGCTCGACCGGGGCGCCCAGGAGCTGATCTCGCCGCCCGAGGTCGAGGACCTGCTCGAGACCACGCGCGCCTTCGAGGCGCGCCGGCAGGAGCTCGAGGCCATCGCGCGTGAGGAGGCCCGACTCACCGACTCCGGTGAGCGCGGCGTCCGGCACGAGGCCGAGGTCTGA